A window of Bdellovibrionales bacterium contains these coding sequences:
- a CDS encoding tryptophan 2,3-dioxygenase, whose product MKHPPIHYHDYLKIDQLLSAQNRRSEEMGNPAHDELLFITVHQAYELWFKQILFEVDSVLEIFSAQNIPEQNMALASARLDRVISILKLIMGQIDVLETMTPLDFLEFREYLYPASGFQSFQFRLMEIKLGLKEKERLLYNQTPFSKHLPEKQQQLVAEVMKKDSLFELVDKWLARTPFLQNKEFDFWGAYKQAVTDMFNGDRATVLTNPQLSDEAKKKNIEMIDASEKTFHATYSEEDYKKLQDEGHFHLSFKAFHGALLIYLYRDQAIFHVPFKILSSLMDIDELLTQWRYRHALMAHRMLGQKIGTGGSSGHAYLKAATDKHKVFTDFFNLSTFLIPRSKVPPLPASLQSKMNFNY is encoded by the coding sequence ATGAAACACCCACCGATTCATTACCACGATTACCTAAAGATAGACCAACTGCTGAGCGCGCAAAATCGCCGCAGTGAAGAGATGGGAAATCCCGCTCACGACGAATTGCTCTTCATCACGGTTCACCAAGCTTATGAACTTTGGTTTAAGCAAATTCTTTTTGAAGTGGACTCTGTGCTTGAAATTTTCTCAGCCCAAAATATTCCTGAGCAAAATATGGCTTTGGCATCAGCCCGTTTAGACCGCGTCATTTCTATTTTGAAATTGATCATGGGACAAATCGACGTGCTTGAGACCATGACACCGCTGGATTTCCTCGAGTTCCGTGAATACCTCTACCCGGCTTCAGGATTCCAGAGCTTTCAATTCCGTTTGATGGAAATCAAGCTGGGCCTCAAGGAAAAAGAACGCCTGCTCTACAACCAAACACCTTTCTCAAAACACTTGCCTGAAAAACAGCAACAGCTTGTTGCTGAGGTTATGAAGAAAGACTCCCTCTTTGAGCTGGTTGATAAGTGGCTTGCTCGGACTCCGTTCTTGCAAAACAAAGAGTTCGATTTCTGGGGCGCCTACAAGCAAGCCGTGACCGATATGTTTAACGGCGACCGCGCCACGGTTCTGACAAACCCACAACTCTCAGACGAAGCAAAAAAGAAAAATATCGAGATGATTGATGCATCCGAGAAGACCTTCCATGCGACCTACAGCGAAGAAGATTACAAGAAGCTTCAAGACGAAGGTCATTTCCATTTGTCGTTTAAGGCCTTCCACGGAGCTTTGCTGATTTATCTTTACCGAGATCAAGCAATCTTCCACGTGCCGTTTAAGATTTTAAGCTCGCTCATGGATATCGATGAGTTATTAACTCAGTGGCGCTACCGCCATGCTTTGATGGCTCATCGAATGCTCGGCCAAAAAATCGGAACCGGCGGTTCTTCCGGCCATGCCTATCTGAAGGCGGCAACGGACAAGCATAAAGTCTTTACTGATTTCTTTAATTTAAGTACGTTCCTTATTCCACGCTCGAAGGTGCCGCCTTTGCCGGCGAGCCTTCAGTCTAAAATGAATTTTAATTACTAA
- a CDS encoding low specificity L-threonine aldolase: MKRGFGSDNHSGVHPRILEALAKANAEHAPSYGTDEWTEKAEKLFREHFGPQAEVFFVFNGTAANVLSLKAASKSFQSCYCSDLAHINVDECGAPEYLAGLKLIPLPTVNGKLRLEDLKRAHIRRGDQHYSQAQIVSLTQPTEFGTLYSMEELKEIISWAKSEKLFVHIDGARLSNAAVSLKKSFKEFTTDLGVDVISFGGTKNGLMMGEAVVFLNPQLAKDVKFYRKQLAQLPSKTRFISAQFLEYFNGGLWKEIAEHSCAMAEKLYQGAKDIPGVHITQKREANAIFAKIPQAWVKPLREKYFFYVWDEHTFECRWMTSWDTQPSDIEGFVQSLQELSR; the protein is encoded by the coding sequence ATGAAGCGAGGTTTTGGTTCCGACAATCACTCCGGCGTTCATCCCCGCATTTTGGAGGCGCTTGCAAAAGCCAATGCTGAACACGCCCCCAGTTACGGCACCGACGAATGGACCGAAAAAGCAGAAAAACTTTTTCGCGAACATTTCGGCCCGCAGGCGGAGGTGTTTTTCGTTTTTAACGGCACCGCCGCCAACGTTCTTTCTCTGAAAGCGGCTTCGAAATCTTTCCAATCTTGCTACTGCTCGGACTTAGCGCACATTAACGTCGATGAGTGCGGGGCTCCGGAATATCTTGCAGGCCTTAAGCTCATTCCACTCCCGACAGTGAACGGAAAGCTTCGCCTGGAAGATTTAAAGCGCGCCCACATCCGTCGCGGTGATCAGCATTATTCTCAAGCTCAGATCGTGAGCCTGACTCAGCCCACAGAGTTCGGCACGCTGTACTCCATGGAAGAGCTTAAAGAAATCATCAGTTGGGCAAAATCTGAAAAGCTTTTTGTCCATATCGATGGCGCCCGCCTTTCCAATGCGGCCGTCAGCTTAAAAAAATCATTCAAAGAATTCACCACGGACCTAGGCGTCGATGTGATTTCTTTTGGCGGCACAAAAAACGGTCTCATGATGGGTGAAGCTGTGGTGTTTTTAAATCCTCAGCTTGCAAAAGATGTCAAATTCTACCGTAAGCAATTGGCGCAGCTACCGTCTAAAACCCGTTTTATTTCCGCACAGTTTTTAGAATATTTTAACGGCGGTCTCTGGAAAGAAATTGCCGAACATTCCTGTGCAATGGCGGAAAAGCTTTACCAAGGAGCCAAAGACATCCCGGGTGTGCACATCACGCAAAAACGCGAAGCCAATGCGATCTTTGCAAAAATCCCCCAGGCCTGGGTCAAGCCTCTGCGCGAGAAATATTTCTTTTATGTCTGGGACGAACACACGTTTGAGTGCCGCTGGATGACCAGTTGGGACACTCAGCCGTCCGATATCGAAGGCTTTGTTCAAAGTCTTCAGGAGCTTTCACGATGA
- a CDS encoding formimidoylglutamase, translating into MAWTTPTDSKLFFTRNDASDPRLGEWVKAFSPHKTDDFAQISSPAWTLLGYPDDEGIAMNGGRPGAKEAPQAIRTYFYKMTPSLLNPKPQNLVDLGNVPVELPLAERHERGREITRASLAHGHRTLSLGGGHDYGYADGAGFIDYCLSKNQRPVVINFDAHLDVRPTDKGFHSGTPFNRLLTQYDGQFDFVEVGLQNQCNSLAHLNWAKSKGAQILLYQDMMELGLKATLEPLVQSFKGRPCMLSVDIDAFTSNEAPGCSQSWTTGLRMQDFLPTLQMLQSLLDVRSLAIYEVSPPLDQDNRTSKLAALILHHTIFNS; encoded by the coding sequence ATGGCTTGGACCACACCCACCGATTCAAAACTTTTCTTCACACGCAATGACGCCTCAGACCCTCGCCTCGGCGAATGGGTCAAAGCTTTTTCTCCGCATAAAACAGACGACTTTGCTCAGATTTCATCGCCGGCTTGGACCCTGCTCGGGTATCCCGATGACGAGGGCATTGCCATGAACGGCGGCCGTCCGGGGGCTAAAGAAGCTCCCCAGGCCATTCGCACTTACTTCTACAAAATGACGCCGTCCCTGTTAAATCCCAAGCCGCAAAATTTAGTGGATCTTGGTAACGTCCCGGTCGAACTTCCGCTGGCCGAGCGCCACGAACGTGGGCGCGAAATCACTCGCGCTTCTTTAGCCCACGGTCACCGCACCCTCAGTCTCGGCGGAGGCCATGATTATGGCTATGCCGACGGCGCGGGATTTATCGACTATTGCTTGAGCAAAAATCAACGCCCGGTTGTGATCAACTTTGATGCTCACTTAGATGTTCGTCCGACCGATAAGGGCTTTCATAGCGGCACTCCTTTCAATCGCCTGCTAACTCAGTACGATGGCCAGTTCGACTTTGTCGAAGTGGGGTTGCAAAACCAGTGCAATAGCCTTGCTCACTTAAATTGGGCAAAGAGCAAGGGCGCGCAGATTTTGCTTTATCAAGACATGATGGAGCTAGGACTTAAAGCAACACTCGAACCCTTGGTTCAGAGCTTCAAAGGCCGTCCGTGTATGTTGAGTGTGGATATTGATGCCTTTACTTCGAACGAAGCTCCGGGCTGCAGTCAATCGTGGACCACGGGCTTAAGAATGCAGGACTTCCTGCCCACACTTCAAATGCTTCAGTCTTTGCTGGACGTGCGCAGCCTGGCGATTTACGAAGTTTCGCCGCCGCTGGATCAAGACAACCGTACCAGCAAATTGGCGGCACTGATTCTGCATCATACGATTTTTAATTCTTAA
- a CDS encoding response regulator transcription factor, with protein MKILIVDDEVEILKKMTFLAESDGGTVKTATSATALQQVLKNKSFYPHVIVLDRLLQNTDSVSLIGDIKSTFADTKIIIVSAIDTPLEKARALDAGADDYLAKPFSAVELSARIKALYRRKDVMPSLRVELGNLALDKESRSLLVGQEAVPVSAKEYQLLILFCENPGKIYPREVLLSKVWNSKAEVDTKVVEATINNLRRKLESSSASVAIKNARNVGYWLEA; from the coding sequence ATGAAAATTCTTATTGTTGATGATGAAGTTGAAATCCTGAAGAAAATGACGTTCCTTGCTGAGTCAGATGGTGGCACTGTGAAAACGGCCACCAGCGCGACCGCCCTGCAGCAGGTTTTAAAAAACAAATCATTTTACCCCCATGTTATTGTGCTGGATCGTTTGCTGCAAAACACGGATTCAGTTTCTCTCATTGGCGATATTAAATCTACTTTTGCGGATACGAAAATTATCATCGTTTCCGCGATTGATACTCCCCTTGAAAAAGCCCGGGCATTGGATGCGGGGGCTGATGACTATCTTGCAAAGCCTTTTTCTGCGGTGGAGTTGTCAGCACGTATTAAGGCCCTTTATCGCCGTAAAGATGTGATGCCGTCCCTCCGGGTGGAGCTGGGGAATCTGGCCCTCGATAAAGAGTCTCGCAGTCTGCTTGTCGGGCAGGAGGCCGTGCCGGTTTCGGCAAAAGAATATCAATTGTTGATTTTGTTTTGTGAAAATCCTGGCAAGATTTATCCCCGTGAAGTTTTGCTTTCAAAAGTCTGGAACTCTAAAGCGGAAGTAGATACGAAGGTCGTCGAGGCCACGATTAATAACCTTCGCCGTAAACTGGAGTCGTCTTCTGCAAGCGTTGCGATCAAAAATGCACGCAACGTGGGTTACTGGCTTGAGGCGTAA
- a CDS encoding HAMP domain-containing histidine kinase has product MILLYYFRSERLSYIDDQIRQTATAIIDSKLLELKTYDYEKADEIISEELGPDSVDKFFIVRNEHTGEILFQTQNIERLGVDIDRKPLWVTLSLPKHFVRLVNLDLPRVPNRTMQVGVIADAKSMSLVYVSKTTWLMVALILSLMLVLTWVLSSYLFSAIHSLSLYINSVTKSFEANADLPAMPTALAVEMGPAPHGDEFLNLLAVLKGMVEKINVNRKFMKTWSFQMAHELKTPLTILNRDFELVTQRYSVDKDTKNDIQANIDKISETISGFLSWAETVSSRQVDNLYAVHIDRVCRQEELNFEKVFGGRIQFLPSKDFLVLCNPLHLEQVVRNLVGNALKYSEGTVEVQFLDLELTVRDRGPGIPNEVLGRLGAPFNKGLGSSVVGGVGLGLAWVKTICEIYNWELHWDNSQGTTVRIRFNPVED; this is encoded by the coding sequence GTGATTTTACTTTATTACTTTCGTAGCGAAAGACTGAGTTACATCGATGATCAGATTCGTCAGACGGCGACCGCCATCATCGATTCAAAGCTTCTGGAACTTAAGACCTACGACTACGAAAAGGCCGATGAGATTATTTCAGAAGAGTTAGGTCCTGACAGTGTCGATAAATTTTTTATCGTTCGCAATGAACATACAGGGGAAATTCTTTTTCAAACTCAGAATATTGAGCGCCTGGGAGTCGATATTGATCGTAAGCCGCTGTGGGTGACTCTCAGCTTGCCCAAACACTTTGTGCGTTTGGTAAATTTGGATTTGCCGCGGGTTCCGAATCGCACCATGCAAGTGGGGGTGATCGCTGATGCGAAATCAATGTCCCTGGTTTATGTCAGTAAAACGACTTGGCTGATGGTGGCACTGATTTTATCGTTGATGCTTGTTTTAACTTGGGTCCTTTCTTCATACCTTTTTTCGGCGATTCACTCTTTATCTTTGTATATCAACTCAGTGACGAAATCCTTTGAGGCCAATGCCGACTTACCGGCAATGCCGACAGCTCTTGCGGTGGAAATGGGGCCGGCGCCCCACGGCGATGAGTTTTTGAATTTGCTCGCGGTTTTAAAAGGGATGGTTGAGAAGATTAATGTGAATCGTAAGTTTATGAAGACTTGGTCGTTTCAAATGGCTCATGAGTTAAAGACGCCATTGACGATTTTAAACCGTGATTTTGAGTTGGTGACTCAGCGGTACAGCGTCGACAAAGACACAAAAAATGACATCCAGGCCAATATCGACAAAATTTCCGAAACGATTTCTGGTTTTTTAAGCTGGGCTGAGACGGTGTCCTCTCGCCAGGTCGATAACCTCTATGCGGTTCATATTGACCGGGTGTGCAGGCAAGAAGAGCTCAACTTCGAAAAAGTTTTTGGCGGTCGTATACAATTTTTGCCAAGCAAAGACTTCTTGGTGCTTTGCAATCCTCTTCATTTAGAACAAGTCGTTCGTAATCTTGTCGGCAACGCTTTGAAATATTCCGAAGGCACGGTGGAAGTTCAGTTCCTTGATTTAGAGCTCACCGTCAGAGATCGTGGTCCCGGCATTCCGAATGAGGTTCTCGGTCGCCTGGGGGCGCCTTTCAACAAAGGACTTGGCTCCAGCGTTGTTGGGGGTGTGGGGCTGGGCTTAGCTTGGGTTAAGACGATTTGTGAAATCTATAACTGGGAGCTGCATTGGGACAACTCCCAGGGGACGACGGTTCGGATTCGTTTTAATCCCGTCGAAGATTAG